In one window of Paraflavitalea soli DNA:
- a CDS encoding tetratricopeptide repeat-containing sensor histidine kinase produces the protein MFNPKTIIGSWLIGCVIIGTALGAFAQASPGRSHKELTALLQNTAPDTNRIKILLELARYYDAKPGTYVNEADSAFAYASKAKQLSDQLQAMAWQHECLFLLGDMYFERRDYEHGRACFLQVITDLQRSGQKEQEAIVWTRLANTIPDKVATHPDSAFAEHMRYFKKARELYQQTGNKEKEIASTKDVADVYLHQGKRDSAEQVLLRVLKMYQSIHYANLHYTYDLLAAVSTAKGNYQQALFYALEAVKSMQATADSASAGFFYGRLAGIYKELGHIDKSIEWYQRTVGYFQQSVERAIHSPMYRYNSHLVRALILQKKEKQALQSLLNTRDKFPPVRMSDKQAVAISLGDCYTALKQYELAEQYYLEMVAWEEKMNQGNSFTFDVYFLMGQFYLNRQRFDLARPYLSKAMALAPGIAIASRVRDLHYLMFRVDSATGNYLSAITHFNKHKALNDSLFNENKSRQIEELQVKYETSKKEENIGLLQQKNQWQNDQLKQARLTGNLTIGAVILLLIIVALLYNRYRTRQRNNHRLEMKQEEINAQNSSLQQLLTEKDKLLEEKEWLVKEIHHRVKNNLQIVISLLNTQTAYLDNEAALTAIRDSQHRMRAMSLIHQRLYQSEKDSCIDMQHYIRELVDYLDDNFNLGHRIRFDLSMEKIDLDVAQAVPVGLILNEAITNAIKYAFPGNTAGIISVSMSLADNNLLLVISDNGPGLPAGFDITKIKSLGMSLMQGLTRQLNGTFNTTNNDGLQITIQFPDEKMTKYSALTA, from the coding sequence ATGTTCAACCCCAAAACCATAATCGGTTCATGGCTCATAGGCTGTGTCATAATAGGTACAGCATTGGGCGCTTTCGCACAAGCGTCCCCTGGCCGTTCCCACAAAGAACTGACAGCGCTGCTACAAAATACGGCGCCTGATACCAACCGCATTAAAATATTGCTGGAACTGGCCAGGTATTATGATGCCAAACCGGGAACATATGTAAATGAGGCCGACAGCGCATTTGCGTATGCTTCAAAAGCGAAACAGCTCAGTGATCAGCTGCAGGCTATGGCTTGGCAACACGAATGCCTGTTCTTATTGGGCGATATGTATTTTGAGCGTAGAGATTATGAACATGGCCGCGCATGTTTTTTACAAGTCATTACTGATCTTCAAAGGTCAGGTCAGAAAGAACAGGAAGCTATTGTTTGGACCAGGCTGGCCAATACCATTCCCGATAAAGTAGCGACCCATCCCGATAGTGCTTTTGCAGAACACATGCGCTACTTTAAAAAGGCGCGGGAACTCTACCAGCAAACCGGGAATAAAGAAAAAGAAATTGCATCGACCAAAGATGTGGCAGATGTGTACCTGCACCAGGGAAAGCGCGATAGTGCAGAACAGGTATTACTCCGGGTGCTGAAAATGTACCAATCCATCCATTACGCCAACCTGCATTATACATATGATCTGCTGGCGGCAGTTTCTACCGCAAAAGGTAACTACCAACAGGCACTTTTCTATGCCCTTGAAGCTGTCAAGAGCATGCAGGCTACTGCCGATAGTGCTTCTGCCGGCTTTTTTTACGGCAGGCTCGCGGGCATATACAAAGAATTAGGCCATATTGATAAAAGTATCGAGTGGTACCAGCGAACAGTGGGATATTTCCAGCAAAGCGTTGAACGGGCCATACATAGCCCTATGTACAGGTACAATAGCCACCTGGTACGTGCATTGATCCTCCAAAAGAAAGAAAAACAGGCCCTCCAATCCTTATTGAACACCAGAGATAAATTCCCGCCTGTTCGCATGTCCGACAAACAAGCCGTGGCTATTTCCTTAGGCGATTGTTATACCGCTTTGAAACAATACGAGCTGGCAGAACAGTATTACCTGGAGATGGTGGCCTGGGAAGAAAAAATGAACCAGGGTAATTCCTTCACATTCGATGTGTATTTTCTCATGGGTCAATTCTACCTCAACAGGCAACGCTTTGACCTGGCCCGTCCTTACCTCTCAAAAGCAATGGCCCTGGCTCCGGGTATAGCCATAGCGTCCAGGGTCAGGGATCTTCACTATTTAATGTTCAGGGTTGACTCCGCCACAGGCAATTACCTGTCCGCTATCACCCATTTCAATAAACATAAAGCATTAAATGATTCCCTGTTCAATGAAAATAAAAGCAGGCAAATAGAAGAACTCCAGGTAAAATATGAGACCAGCAAAAAAGAAGAGAATATAGGGTTGCTCCAACAGAAAAATCAATGGCAGAATGACCAGTTAAAGCAGGCAAGGCTCACCGGCAATCTCACCATTGGAGCCGTAATCCTGCTGCTCATCATTGTAGCATTGCTGTACAATCGCTACCGTACACGCCAGCGCAACAACCATCGCCTGGAAATGAAGCAGGAAGAGATCAATGCCCAAAATTCCTCCCTGCAGCAACTCCTTACCGAAAAGGATAAGTTGCTCGAAGAAAAAGAGTGGCTGGTGAAAGAGATCCATCACCGGGTAAAAAACAACCTCCAGATCGTTATCAGCCTGCTCAATACACAAACCGCTTACCTCGACAACGAAGCAGCCCTTACCGCAATCCGGGATAGCCAGCACCGCATGCGCGCCATGTCCCTCATCCACCAGCGACTGTACCAATCCGAAAAGGATTCCTGTATAGATATGCAGCATTACATCCGGGAGTTAGTCGATTATCTGGACGATAACTTCAACCTCGGCCATCGCATCCGCTTTGACCTGAGCATGGAAAAGATTGACCTGGATGTAGCGCAGGCTGTACCGGTTGGCCTTATACTCAATGAAGCCATTACCAATGCCATCAAATATGCTTTCCCCGGCAACACGGCAGGCATCATTTCCGTTTCGATGAGCTTGGCAGATAACAACTTGCTATTGGTCATCAGCGACAATGGACCGGGGTTGCCGGCCGGTTTTGACATAACAAAGATCAAATCCCTGGGCATGAGCCTCATGCAGGGACTCACACGACAATTAAATGGTACTTTTAATACCACAAACAACGATGGCCTTCAGATCACGATCCAATTTCCGGATGAGAAAATGACAAAATACAGTGCACTTACTGCATAG
- a CDS encoding sensor histidine kinase, which translates to MLKWLLLTCLTAFAGINAAAQKQSVQSTTEQPGNPAAQAVALLKAGKIPEGKAAFMNLIKKAQQQNNKEQEAAWWMQLGNSLPEEDTAAAGKIASLQKALEAYESIPNIKKQIALLEKIASLYIRLDNMDKAELELNKLLQLQQSQSIREIQNTCDLLTIVYRAKGNLSQALYYAMQAIKIAEGVNDSIKLGRFYSRLSFVYKDLEQHEQCMYWQRKAFEWQLRQPAKDTFALYTATDNIVNTLILVNNPREALKTALEIMDKYPAEKPDQKHVAAMMLAKSYEALTQPQLAEKYYLEAVAWEEQNPHGFTLRFQTYYQTGRFYSEQRKYEQSRYYLTQAANTKGFVNSATQRNVQLLLFRADSAAGNYQAAIDHYQRYKAINDTMYNVAKSRQIEEMQAKYESDKKEKDIQLLRRESQLQQSQLKQASLAWTVTIAIIALLLIIIALLYNRYRIRQRSNRQLENQQKEINLKNVSLQKLVNEKDGLLEEKEWLLKEIHHRVNNNLQIVMSLLNTQSAYLDNDSAILAIRDSQHRMRAMSLIHQKLYQSDKVANIDMQAYIEELTSYLDDNFNVNNRIRFQLYLAPLELDIAQAVPLGLIINEIITNSMKYAFPGNSQGTIHISMELVELGDVLLVIADNGKGLPPGFDIAGTPSLGMSLVQGLTKQLNGTFVIKSREGVTVNIRFPQERSGYFTAVDHVEEQPV; encoded by the coding sequence ATGCTCAAATGGCTGCTTTTAACCTGCCTCACAGCATTCGCTGGCATCAATGCTGCGGCACAAAAGCAGTCCGTACAATCAACAACAGAACAACCCGGCAATCCTGCCGCACAAGCTGTCGCCCTGCTGAAGGCGGGAAAAATACCCGAAGGAAAAGCGGCATTTATGAACCTCATAAAGAAGGCGCAGCAACAAAACAACAAAGAACAGGAAGCTGCGTGGTGGATGCAATTGGGCAATAGCCTGCCCGAAGAAGACACTGCTGCTGCCGGAAAGATCGCCAGCCTGCAAAAAGCATTGGAAGCGTATGAGTCGATACCCAACATTAAAAAACAGATAGCGCTTCTGGAAAAAATAGCCTCCCTATACATCCGGCTGGATAATATGGACAAGGCCGAATTAGAATTGAATAAATTGTTACAACTACAGCAATCCCAGAGCATCCGGGAAATACAGAATACCTGCGATCTGCTCACCATAGTATACCGGGCCAAAGGCAATTTAAGCCAGGCGCTTTATTATGCCATGCAAGCCATCAAAATAGCCGAAGGTGTAAACGATTCTATCAAATTAGGCCGTTTTTACAGCAGATTGTCCTTCGTTTACAAAGACCTGGAGCAACACGAACAATGCATGTACTGGCAAAGAAAGGCGTTTGAATGGCAGTTGCGGCAGCCAGCAAAAGACACTTTTGCACTCTATACAGCAACAGATAACATCGTTAATACCTTGATCCTGGTAAACAATCCCCGCGAGGCATTGAAAACTGCCCTGGAGATCATGGACAAATACCCCGCTGAAAAACCCGATCAAAAGCATGTGGCCGCTATGATGCTGGCTAAGTCCTATGAAGCCCTTACCCAACCACAATTGGCTGAAAAATATTACCTCGAGGCTGTTGCATGGGAAGAGCAAAACCCACATGGATTTACCTTGCGGTTTCAAACCTATTACCAAACAGGAAGGTTTTACAGCGAGCAACGGAAATATGAACAATCACGGTATTACCTCACCCAGGCCGCTAATACAAAAGGCTTCGTCAATAGCGCAACCCAACGGAATGTACAGCTCTTGCTTTTCAGGGCCGACTCAGCCGCAGGCAATTACCAGGCCGCCATCGATCACTACCAGCGATACAAGGCCATCAACGACACCATGTATAATGTTGCCAAAAGCCGGCAAATTGAGGAAATGCAGGCCAAGTATGAGTCCGATAAAAAAGAGAAGGACATACAACTTCTGCGCAGGGAAAGCCAGTTGCAACAAAGTCAGTTGAAACAGGCTTCCCTCGCATGGACCGTTACCATTGCCATTATAGCCCTGCTGCTTATCATCATCGCTCTATTATACAACCGGTATAGGATCAGGCAACGTAGCAACCGCCAATTAGAGAACCAGCAAAAAGAGATCAACCTTAAAAATGTATCCCTTCAAAAACTGGTCAATGAGAAAGATGGGCTCCTGGAAGAAAAAGAATGGCTGCTGAAAGAAATACACCACCGCGTCAACAACAACCTGCAGATAGTGATGAGCCTCCTCAATACACAATCTGCCTACCTCGACAATGACTCTGCTATTCTTGCTATCCGCGATAGCCAGCACCGCATGCGCGCCATGTCACTCATCCACCAGAAACTATACCAGTCTGATAAGGTCGCCAATATCGACATGCAGGCATACATTGAAGAATTGACCAGCTACCTGGATGATAATTTCAATGTCAATAACAGGATCAGATTCCAGTTATACCTGGCTCCGCTTGAACTGGATATTGCTCAAGCTGTCCCCCTGGGCCTCATTATCAATGAGATCATCACCAACTCCATGAAGTACGCTTTTCCCGGTAACAGTCAGGGAACGATCCATATTTCCATGGAACTGGTGGAGCTGGGTGATGTACTCCTGGTGATAGCCGATAACGGAAAAGGATTACCACCCGGTTTTGATATAGCCGGTACCCCTTCACTGGGCATGAGCCTGGTACAGGGCCTTACCAAACAACTAAACGGAACCTTTGTCATCAAAAGCCGGGAAGGCGTTACCGTTAATATCAGGTTCCCACAGGAACGGAGCGGATATTTCACAGCAGTCGATCACGTAGAAGAACAACCTGTCTGA
- a CDS encoding sigma 54-interacting response regulator, whose protein sequence is MTEQVLIVEDEFIVANDLMLILEKAGYKVCGIAASVEEARAIIRENKPGMVLLDIYLKGKLTGIDLAHELREQHIPFVYLSANSNQRVLEAAKATGPYGFLVKPFRAKDVLITLDIARYRHKHSLEFSLRQEALLQEKLTAISTQPFDREKKMFMAISILQPFIPFDLLVVNNIKNIQEHRSFEAFLRIGFDEYQAIGVSELLTITGLRMQEWNKIQTETISTITPACINNTEFQKACEADPIKKLVATAFQVNAVLTQPVTTGAGETYVLSFFNRSSDTWHAGHLALLQRLQPSLGSIISQEPIAGNEDPSTAPYKNARSGTENPGVISRFEGIVGNSHQLLAVLDQVAQVAPFDTSVLILGESGTGKERIAHSLHHMSARGSKPFIKVNCAALPPTLIESELFGHEKGAFTGATDRRVGKFEQANDGTIFLDEIGEMPLELQVKLLRVLQEKEIERIGGRSSFKINVRIVAATNRHLEREVAEGRFRLDLYYRLNVFPIILPPLRERREDIKHLAHHFAALACHRNRKAFNGITPKMVAELETWNWPGNIRELENVIEQAVILNDGISPLELKRPLNTGVVREPVLLSPLQNVSTAQSLTDIRKMQDDTEREYIISILRKANGRIRGEGGAAQLLNLKPTTLESKMLKLGIKKDNL, encoded by the coding sequence ATGACCGAACAAGTATTGATTGTAGAAGATGAATTCATCGTGGCCAATGACCTCATGCTCATATTGGAGAAAGCAGGTTATAAGGTTTGTGGCATTGCTGCTTCCGTAGAAGAAGCCCGTGCAATCATCCGGGAGAATAAACCGGGCATGGTATTGTTGGACATCTACCTCAAAGGTAAGTTGACCGGCATTGATCTTGCCCACGAGTTGAGAGAACAACACATCCCCTTTGTCTACCTGTCCGCCAATTCCAACCAGCGCGTACTCGAAGCTGCCAAAGCCACCGGGCCCTATGGCTTCCTGGTAAAACCTTTCCGCGCAAAAGATGTATTGATAACACTCGACATTGCACGCTACCGCCACAAACACAGCCTTGAGTTCAGCCTCCGGCAGGAAGCCCTTCTCCAGGAAAAACTAACTGCCATCTCTACACAGCCATTCGATCGGGAGAAAAAAATGTTCATGGCGATCAGTATCCTGCAGCCTTTTATTCCCTTTGATTTGCTAGTCGTTAATAATATAAAGAATATACAGGAACATAGATCATTTGAAGCTTTTCTGCGGATAGGGTTTGATGAATACCAGGCCATTGGTGTCAGTGAACTATTGACGATTACCGGGCTCAGGATGCAGGAATGGAATAAGATACAAACTGAGACCATTTCAACAATTACACCCGCCTGTATCAATAACACTGAATTTCAAAAAGCCTGTGAGGCCGATCCCATAAAGAAACTGGTAGCTACTGCTTTCCAGGTAAATGCCGTACTCACCCAGCCTGTTACCACAGGCGCCGGTGAAACATATGTCCTGTCATTTTTCAACCGCTCCTCCGATACCTGGCATGCAGGTCACCTGGCATTATTACAAAGATTACAACCATCCCTGGGGTCCATCATTAGCCAGGAGCCCATTGCAGGCAATGAAGATCCTTCCACTGCGCCCTATAAAAATGCGCGATCAGGTACTGAAAACCCTGGCGTCATTTCCCGTTTCGAAGGCATCGTAGGCAATAGCCATCAATTATTGGCAGTGCTGGACCAAGTAGCCCAGGTAGCTCCCTTCGATACTTCTGTATTGATATTGGGCGAAAGCGGTACCGGTAAAGAACGCATTGCCCATTCCCTGCACCATATGTCCGCCCGTGGATCGAAGCCATTCATAAAAGTCAACTGTGCCGCCCTGCCGCCCACCTTGATCGAGTCTGAATTATTTGGTCACGAAAAAGGAGCATTTACCGGCGCCACCGACCGGAGGGTGGGGAAGTTTGAACAGGCCAATGACGGTACCATCTTCCTGGATGAGATCGGCGAAATGCCCCTCGAATTACAGGTCAAATTGTTGCGTGTATTGCAGGAAAAAGAGATAGAACGCATTGGTGGCCGGTCCTCTTTCAAGATCAATGTACGTATTGTTGCCGCCACCAACCGTCACCTCGAAAGAGAAGTAGCAGAAGGCCGTTTCCGGCTCGACCTCTATTACCGCCTCAATGTATTTCCCATCATCCTGCCGCCTTTACGCGAGCGCAGGGAAGATATCAAACACCTGGCTCATCATTTTGCTGCCCTGGCCTGCCATCGCAACCGGAAAGCTTTTAACGGCATTACACCAAAGATGGTAGCTGAGCTCGAAACCTGGAACTGGCCCGGCAATATCAGGGAATTGGAAAATGTAATAGAACAAGCTGTCATACTCAATGATGGCATCTCTCCCCTTGAATTAAAACGACCTCTCAATACAGGTGTTGTCCGTGAACCGGTACTCCTTTCCCCACTTCAAAATGTGTCCACCGCCCAGTCACTCACCGATATCCGGAAGATGCAGGATGATACCGAACGTGAATACATCATCAGCATCCTTCGCAAAGCCAATGGCCGCATCAGGGGAGAAGGTGGGGCCGCACAACTGCTCAACCTCAAACCCACCACCCTCGAATCCAAAATGCTTAAACTTGGTATAAAGAAAGATAATCTCTAA
- a CDS encoding AraC family transcriptional regulator, giving the protein MIRDKQSGKPVTHAKQAIPFQQNNLPFEIRTIDWMEKNRQQNQSPHRHNYYEIIWIRQGSGMYLVDLEKHEVAENTVCCAAPGQVHQLKGGEQTQGFVISFNNDFLLLGQDKSAVWLNERASPSFSNFSVARLNDETTIEVDHLIQKMVKEFDNFFLLRTEILLGFFRILLIYLARQSDSSTQAVNQTRNVDLVKRFFTIVENKYISLKKVTEYAEHLAVTPNYLNEIVKKVSGFPASHHIQQRIVLEAKRHAAYSDSSMKEIAYNLGFDDIAHFSKFFKNVSGQSFTDFKKQAVYPFNQA; this is encoded by the coding sequence ATGATACGCGACAAACAATCGGGTAAACCCGTAACACATGCTAAGCAGGCCATACCCTTTCAGCAAAACAACCTGCCGTTTGAGATACGTACCATTGATTGGATGGAAAAGAACAGGCAGCAAAACCAAAGCCCGCACCGCCACAACTACTATGAGATCATCTGGATAAGGCAGGGTTCGGGCATGTACCTCGTCGATCTGGAAAAGCATGAGGTAGCAGAAAACACCGTCTGTTGTGCCGCCCCTGGTCAGGTACACCAGTTGAAAGGGGGCGAACAGACCCAGGGCTTTGTAATATCCTTCAACAATGATTTCCTGCTCCTGGGTCAGGATAAATCTGCAGTCTGGTTAAACGAACGCGCTTCTCCTTCTTTTTCAAACTTTAGCGTGGCAAGGCTCAACGATGAGACAACCATCGAGGTAGACCATTTAATACAAAAGATGGTGAAGGAGTTTGATAACTTCTTCCTCCTCCGTACCGAAATACTCCTGGGATTTTTTAGGATACTCCTTATTTACCTGGCCCGTCAATCTGATAGTTCAACCCAGGCAGTTAATCAAACAAGAAATGTGGACCTGGTGAAAAGGTTCTTTACGATTGTGGAGAATAAGTATATCTCCCTCAAAAAGGTCACCGAGTATGCTGAGCATTTGGCAGTAACACCTAATTACCTGAACGAGATCGTGAAAAAAGTATCAGGTTTTCCCGCCAGTCACCATATCCAGCAAAGGATTGTGTTGGAAGCAAAGCGGCATGCTGCTTACTCCGATTCCAGTATGAAAGAAATAGCGTACAACCTGGGTTTCGATGATATAGCCCATTTCAGCAAGTTCTTTAAAAATGTATCCGGACAAAGTTTCACCGATTTTAAGAAGCAGGCTGTATATCCTTTCAACCAGGCATAA
- a CDS encoding NAD(P)-dependent oxidoreductase gives MHILKIALVGATGFIGSAILQEALSRGHTVTAMARDPGKIIIQHNKLHILPIDVLDTVALTTVLIDHDVIISAWNPGWGTANLYEQLLEGSISIQRAAKRAAVPRLLVVGHAGSLYIGPSLQWVDAPEYPASWRPASAASRDYLNLLQQESQLDWTYITPPLDLVPGTRTGQYNIGTHSPVYNAHGKSTISVQDLAVAVLDEAESPRHSRRRFTVAY, from the coding sequence ATGCATATACTTAAGATCGCATTGGTGGGCGCAACAGGCTTTATAGGATCAGCTATACTGCAGGAAGCGCTAAGCCGGGGACATACCGTCACCGCCATGGCGCGTGATCCGGGAAAAATTATAATACAGCACAACAAGCTGCATATCCTGCCCATCGATGTGCTGGATACGGTAGCCTTGACAACAGTATTAATAGATCATGACGTGATCATCAGTGCCTGGAACCCCGGATGGGGAACGGCCAATTTATATGAACAATTATTGGAAGGATCAATATCTATTCAGCGGGCTGCTAAAAGGGCCGCTGTTCCAAGGCTCCTGGTAGTAGGGCATGCAGGAAGCCTGTATATAGGTCCTTCTCTGCAATGGGTGGACGCACCGGAATATCCGGCCTCCTGGCGGCCTGCATCCGCTGCATCGCGCGATTACCTGAACCTGCTGCAGCAGGAGTCCCAACTCGATTGGACATACATTACCCCTCCCCTTGATTTAGTGCCCGGTACCCGCACCGGTCAATACAACATCGGTACCCATAGCCCCGTATACAATGCACATGGCAAAAGTACCATCTCCGTGCAAGACCTCGCAGTAGCCGTACTGGATGAGGCGGAGAGCCCCCGGCATAGCCGCCGGCGTTTTACGGTGGCTTATTGA
- a CDS encoding pirin family protein: protein MKKIEHILYGREKKITEEETVRQALPHKDFRFANPFIVLHHAGPTTIEAGQQVRIHPHPHRGFSPYTFMLQGAGFHRDNAGNDEVIKAGGVQWMFAGKGILHSEGPTPQMQQEGGVQELVQLWINAPRANKWDKPFYQAASKEQLPRVLQQEGVHLRLASGDYDGQTGPIQNFTPVISVVGEISAGRQVLFPATPGYWALLYVIKGAVLINNKEEVALHNLIVFSKEGEEFTVSASEDAQVLFLSAEPLDEPVAAKDNYVMNTPEEIEQAMEDYKNGVFGQLDY from the coding sequence ATGAAAAAGATTGAGCACATTTTATACGGTCGGGAAAAGAAGATCACCGAAGAAGAAACAGTACGACAGGCACTGCCCCACAAGGACTTCCGTTTTGCCAATCCATTTATCGTACTGCACCACGCTGGCCCCACCACCATAGAAGCCGGGCAGCAGGTAAGGATCCATCCCCATCCCCATCGTGGTTTTTCACCCTATACCTTTATGTTACAGGGAGCGGGTTTTCACCGCGATAATGCCGGTAATGATGAAGTGATAAAAGCAGGTGGTGTACAGTGGATGTTTGCCGGCAAAGGTATCCTGCACAGCGAAGGCCCCACACCACAAATGCAGCAGGAGGGTGGCGTACAGGAGCTCGTACAGCTTTGGATAAATGCTCCCCGCGCCAACAAATGGGATAAGCCCTTTTACCAGGCGGCTTCCAAAGAACAATTACCCCGGGTGCTTCAGCAGGAAGGCGTACACCTCCGCTTGGCCAGTGGTGATTACGATGGCCAAACAGGACCTATCCAAAACTTCACCCCCGTGATATCAGTGGTGGGTGAGATCAGTGCAGGCCGTCAGGTATTGTTTCCCGCTACTCCCGGATATTGGGCTTTACTATACGTAATTAAGGGAGCCGTACTGATCAATAATAAGGAGGAAGTGGCGCTTCACAACCTGATCGTATTCAGCAAAGAAGGGGAGGAGTTTACCGTTAGTGCAAGTGAAGATGCGCAGGTTTTATTCCTGTCGGCAGAACCCCTGGACGAACCGGTGGCTGCCAAAGACAATTACGTAATGAACACCCCCGAAGAAATAGAACAGGCTATGGAAGATTATAAGAACGGCGTGTTTGGCCAATTAGATTACTAA
- a CDS encoding Dps family protein has protein sequence MTPAIGIDQKDLTEVAHTLAKVLADEFLLYTKTRNAHWNVEGPDFHTKHLFFESQYEILDETMDNVAERIRALGHYAPATLKQFLQLTHLTESSRELNDSTGFIKELLADHESIIVFLRSNINRFANELHDAGTSDFITGLMETHEKMAWMLRAHLK, from the coding sequence ATGACACCAGCCATCGGAATAGATCAGAAAGACCTGACAGAAGTAGCACACACGCTCGCCAAAGTATTGGCAGACGAGTTCCTGCTGTATACCAAAACCCGCAATGCCCATTGGAATGTAGAAGGCCCGGACTTCCATACCAAACATCTTTTCTTCGAAAGCCAGTATGAAATACTGGATGAGACCATGGATAATGTGGCAGAGCGAATCCGTGCACTGGGGCATTATGCGCCGGCAACCCTGAAACAGTTCCTGCAGCTTACCCACCTGACCGAATCCTCCAGGGAATTGAACGACAGTACAGGGTTTATCAAAGAGCTGCTTGCCGATCACGAGAGTATCATCGTATTCCTCCGGTCAAACATCAACCGGTTTGCCAACGAGCTGCATGATGCAGGCACCAGCGATTTTATCACCGGCCTCATGGAAACCCATGAGAAAATGGCCTGGATGCTGAGAGCCCATTTGAAATAA